The Pseudonocardia alni genome includes a region encoding these proteins:
- a CDS encoding permease prefix domain 1-containing protein, whose product MAGGDVAERTVEDYLDAVASRLVGPRATRAAILDELRDGLQDAIETRVRCGAHRGVAVGAAVAEFGAPEVIARGFAGELAGSRARRTVAAYLGTGPLVGLLWPA is encoded by the coding sequence ATGGCCGGCGGCGACGTAGCCGAGCGCACGGTCGAGGACTACCTCGACGCGGTGGCGAGCCGCCTGGTCGGGCCGCGGGCGACGCGCGCCGCGATCCTCGACGAGTTGCGCGACGGCCTGCAGGACGCGATCGAGACCCGGGTCCGATGCGGCGCGCACCGGGGGGTGGCGGTTGGCGCGGCGGTGGCCGAGTTCGGTGCACCCGAGGTGATCGCGCGCGGGTTCGCAGGGGAACTCGCCGGCTCCCGGGCCCGTCGCACCGTCGCCGCCTACCTGGGCACCGGGCCACTGGTCGGGCTGCTGTGGCCGGCCTGA
- a CDS encoding Mu transposase C-terminal domain-containing protein, giving the protein MTTHVDAQVKALLVARLREQRAAGALTSAEVRRAAAGVGVAERTVWGWLATDPAGLERRPRARYVVTEADRDAYAQWHGNVAAVHRDLHAGRAGAPSLRRLQEAFTRDLTPAERAAVVDGVEGRRRHEVYLRWAPNRRNALWEGDHTELPVQVLAPRAQRPRKPWATLFIDGFSRLIMGWALSLYPTSAVVLAALRQGMVLDAARGPFGGLPEALRPDRGLEFMATAMARSCAALGIDLLPTPPYTPHRKGKVERVNRTLDQEFLSGLPFYTHGPRGADGRLFGPDADPMSLELFSHHFADWITEYNLRRVHSELAGQTPLGRWQEDATPLREVPGEQLRWMLMADVERTINKDGVHFERVRFIAPELNGLVGERVGVRYTPHDLRQIEIFRGDTWLCTAYPQDELTAEQRAAVLARRHADAAELGRRQRRASRRARARLAPLTAPGPGEDTTVVTAEQDRQEQRERHHRRDDDGREMRRLGRTDLLGLHRDFEYWNPPRDPTPAAAPEAGPAAAPEAGPARGAADKPGEDKAGADLGGTVEDGKG; this is encoded by the coding sequence GTGACGACGCACGTCGACGCGCAGGTGAAGGCGCTGTTGGTGGCGCGGCTGCGGGAACAGCGCGCGGCGGGTGCGTTGACCAGCGCCGAGGTTCGGCGGGCCGCGGCCGGGGTGGGGGTGGCCGAGCGCACCGTGTGGGGGTGGCTGGCCACAGATCCGGCCGGGCTGGAGCGGCGGCCGCGGGCTCGTTACGTGGTCACCGAGGCCGACCGGGACGCCTACGCCCAGTGGCACGGCAACGTGGCCGCGGTGCATCGGGATCTGCATGCCGGCCGGGCGGGGGCGCCGTCGCTGCGTCGCCTGCAGGAGGCCTTCACCCGGGACCTGACCCCGGCCGAGCGGGCTGCGGTGGTGGACGGGGTCGAGGGCCGGCGGCGGCATGAGGTGTACCTGCGGTGGGCGCCGAATCGGCGCAACGCGTTGTGGGAGGGCGACCACACCGAGCTGCCGGTGCAGGTGCTCGCCCCGCGGGCGCAGCGGCCGCGGAAGCCGTGGGCGACGCTGTTCATCGACGGCTTCTCACGGCTGATCATGGGGTGGGCGTTGTCGCTGTACCCGACCTCGGCGGTGGTACTCGCGGCGCTGCGGCAAGGCATGGTCCTCGACGCGGCGCGGGGCCCGTTCGGTGGGCTGCCGGAGGCGCTGCGCCCGGACCGCGGGCTGGAGTTCATGGCGACCGCGATGGCGCGCTCGTGCGCCGCGCTGGGGATCGACCTGTTGCCCACTCCGCCCTACACGCCGCACCGCAAGGGCAAGGTCGAGCGGGTCAACCGGACCCTGGACCAGGAGTTCCTGTCCGGGTTGCCGTTCTACACCCACGGCCCGCGGGGCGCGGACGGGCGGTTGTTCGGGCCGGACGCCGACCCGATGAGCCTGGAGCTGTTCAGCCATCACTTCGCCGACTGGATCACCGAGTACAACCTGCGGCGGGTGCACAGCGAGCTGGCCGGGCAGACCCCGCTCGGGCGCTGGCAGGAGGACGCGACCCCGCTGCGTGAGGTGCCCGGCGAGCAGCTGCGGTGGATGTTGATGGCCGACGTCGAGCGGACGATCAACAAGGACGGGGTGCACTTCGAGCGGGTGCGGTTCATCGCCCCGGAGCTCAACGGGCTGGTCGGCGAACGGGTCGGGGTCCGCTACACCCCGCACGACCTGCGGCAGATCGAGATCTTCCGCGGCGACACCTGGTTGTGCACCGCCTACCCGCAGGACGAGCTGACCGCCGAGCAGCGGGCCGCGGTGCTGGCCCGGCGCCACGCCGACGCCGCCGAGCTGGGCCGCCGGCAACGCCGCGCGAGCCGGCGCGCTCGGGCCCGGCTGGCCCCGCTGACCGCACCCGGACCGGGCGAGGACACCACGGTGGTCACCGCCGAGCAGGACCGCCAGGAACAGCGCGAGCGCCACCATCGCCGCGACGACGACGGGCGGGAGATGCGCCGGCTGGGCCGTACCGACCTGCTGGGCCTGCACCGTGACTTCGAGTACTGGAACCCGCCGCGTGACCCGACGCCGGCGGCAGCACCCGAGGCAGGGCCGGCGGCAGCACCGGAGGCCGGGCCGGCGCGCGGCGCAGCCGACAAGCCCGGCGAGGACAAGGCCGGGGCCGACCTCGGGGGCACGGTGGAGGACGGGAAGGGGTAG
- a CDS encoding CbtB domain-containing protein produces MAQAAALPASTPVTIPLNQLLPWAVFAGVILLSLLYLVGLDQGATSLISGSMLHEFVHDGRHLLGFPCH; encoded by the coding sequence ATGGCTCAGGCGGCGGCACTGCCCGCGTCCACCCCGGTGACCATCCCCCTGAACCAGCTCCTCCCGTGGGCGGTGTTCGCCGGGGTCATCCTGCTCTCGCTGCTGTATCTGGTGGGCCTGGACCAGGGCGCCACGTCGCTGATCTCGGGCAGCATGCTGCACGAGTTCGTGCACGACGGGCGCCACCTCCTCGGCTTCCCCTGCCACTGA
- a CDS encoding PadR family transcriptional regulator has product MRAEALKGHLDGLLLAALEPGPLHGYGVIEQLRTGSDGQIDLPTGTVYPALHRLERAGLVRSQWSHTSGRRRRSYELTAAGIAALDTTRAGWAEFSSAVSALLARQSWPAAT; this is encoded by the coding sequence ATGCGGGCGGAGGCGTTGAAAGGGCACTTGGACGGGCTGCTGCTCGCCGCCCTGGAGCCGGGGCCGCTGCACGGATACGGCGTGATCGAGCAGCTGCGGACCGGCAGCGACGGTCAGATCGATCTGCCGACCGGCACCGTGTACCCGGCCCTGCACCGGTTGGAGCGGGCCGGGCTGGTGCGCAGCCAGTGGTCACACACCTCAGGGCGTCGCCGGCGCAGCTACGAGCTCACCGCAGCCGGGATCGCGGCACTGGACACGACCCGCGCGGGCTGGGCGGAGTTCTCCTCCGCGGTGTCAGCGCTGCTGGCGAGGCAGTCATGGCCGGCGGCGACGTAG
- a CDS encoding histidine phosphatase family protein: protein MSSRITLVSHSSTSATNSAAFASDEPLDARGAGWVEQARGRLPRAVRVLTSPAPACCQTADGLGFSAVIEPALADWDLGRWRGRTLDEVAAAEPHAVTAWLSEPDAAPHGGESRVQLLARVADWLDTVPDDGHTVAVTHSAVVRSAVLVAIGAPLSAFWRIDIAPLTATQLRGSPGRWTLRSTAAPLVSRQD, encoded by the coding sequence ATGAGCAGCAGGATCACACTGGTGTCCCATTCGTCGACTTCGGCCACCAACTCCGCCGCGTTCGCCTCGGACGAGCCGCTCGACGCCCGGGGGGCGGGCTGGGTCGAGCAGGCCCGCGGGCGGCTGCCCCGGGCGGTCCGGGTCCTGACCTCGCCGGCGCCGGCGTGCTGCCAGACCGCCGATGGGCTGGGGTTCTCGGCCGTGATCGAACCGGCGCTGGCCGACTGGGACCTCGGACGGTGGCGGGGCCGGACGCTTGACGAGGTCGCTGCTGCGGAGCCGCACGCCGTGACGGCGTGGTTGTCTGAGCCCGACGCGGCGCCGCACGGCGGCGAGTCGCGCGTGCAGCTGCTGGCCCGCGTGGCCGACTGGCTCGACACGGTGCCCGACGATGGTCACACGGTGGCGGTCACCCATTCGGCTGTCGTGCGGTCTGCGGTGCTCGTCGCGATCGGCGCCCCGCTCTCGGCGTTCTGGCGCATCGACATCGCCCCCCTGACCGCCACCCAGCTTCGGGGATCGCCTGGTCGGTGGACACTGCGATCCACCGCCGCGCCACTCGTCTCGCGACAGGACTAG
- a CDS encoding DUF2306 domain-containing protein: MDLAAALAGTVAVHVGCGVVAVACGAGAMLTRKGSRRHRRFGRFYLTALAGLGLTAPVLAAVDWAHRWHLAVLGVFALGAAATGLAAVRLLRPARLAVHITGMSTAYMIMLTAFYVDNGPRLPLWNQLPVLALWFLPAAVGAPVLIRALRRYRRPRPAPR, encoded by the coding sequence GTGGACCTTGCGGCCGCCCTGGCCGGGACGGTGGCCGTGCATGTCGGATGCGGCGTCGTCGCGGTGGCCTGCGGGGCAGGGGCGATGCTGACCCGCAAGGGCAGCCGTCGGCACCGGCGTTTCGGCCGGTTCTATCTCACCGCTCTGGCCGGGCTGGGTCTGACCGCGCCCGTCCTGGCTGCGGTGGATTGGGCCCATCGGTGGCATCTGGCCGTGCTCGGCGTGTTCGCCCTCGGCGCGGCCGCTACGGGTCTCGCCGCGGTGCGGCTTCTGCGCCCGGCCCGGCTCGCGGTTCACATCACCGGCATGAGCACCGCCTACATGATCATGCTCACCGCGTTCTACGTCGACAACGGGCCGCGGCTGCCGCTGTGGAACCAGCTCCCGGTCCTGGCGCTGTGGTTCCTCCCGGCCGCCGTCGGAGCCCCGGTGCTCATCCGGGCGCTGCGCCGCTACCGCCGGCCGCGACCTGCGCCGCGATGA
- a CDS encoding MerR family DNA-binding protein — protein sequence MRTSEMAARARVNPQTLRYYERRGLLPEPARSPAGYRAYGPQAVQIVQFIKRAQDLGFALDDVESLLELADGGPEGCEATRALATDKIADLDARIADLQGMRAALARLVQTCAQPRDRRECPILAEISADPDPKDGDPGARS from the coding sequence GTGAGGACGAGCGAGATGGCCGCGCGGGCGCGGGTGAACCCACAGACCCTGCGGTATTACGAGCGGCGCGGGTTGCTACCCGAGCCGGCGCGGTCACCGGCGGGATACCGGGCCTACGGCCCGCAGGCCGTGCAGATCGTGCAGTTCATCAAGCGGGCCCAAGACCTCGGGTTCGCCCTCGACGACGTCGAGTCCCTGCTCGAGCTCGCCGATGGCGGCCCCGAAGGGTGCGAGGCGACCCGGGCGCTGGCGACCGACAAGATCGCCGATCTGGACGCGCGGATCGCGGACCTGCAAGGGATGCGAGCGGCGCTGGCCCGTCTGGTGCAGACGTGCGCGCAGCCGCGGGACCGGCGGGAGTGCCCGATCCTCGCCGAGATCAGCGCCGACCCCGATCCGAAGGACGGCGATCCGGGGGCCCGGTCATGA
- a CDS encoding ArsR/SmtB family transcription factor, with protein sequence MSHPRQVVGWAAWFAVLGDPSRLMLLVLIARDGPISVSDLAAASGLKATTVSHSLRLLRVHDMVRTARDGHTVLYRSAPHPVTDLLDRVLTPAGPAHEDAAPR encoded by the coding sequence GTGAGCCATCCCCGACAGGTCGTCGGCTGGGCGGCCTGGTTCGCCGTGCTCGGCGATCCCAGCCGTCTCATGCTGCTCGTCCTGATCGCCCGCGACGGTCCGATCTCGGTCTCGGATCTCGCCGCGGCGAGCGGGCTCAAGGCCACCACGGTGTCCCACTCGCTCCGCCTGCTGCGCGTGCACGACATGGTGCGCACCGCGCGTGACGGGCACACCGTCCTGTACCGGTCGGCCCCCCACCCGGTCACCGACCTGCTCGACCGCGTGCTAACCCCCGCCGGACCTGCCCACGAGGATGCCGCCCCCCGATAA
- a CDS encoding helix-turn-helix domain-containing protein, with the protein MTRAPRRPRATAGRRPVRRLVINWEVVEQRRIAAGLTHAQLAERVGVAAVTGPVRLWQDGGHDAVPLGLLERLCQVLDLHPVELFRAPQRAAQRNALAEPEVAADAQVLEAALATLPRPAAAGQQTAAVSRAGLADVLGWPLPRLAAAIADLDDTLADRGVRLDVDVVADGRAVHGVAPRPGLLTTAQREALHRLTYADEALDVDIVRVLYAAADPDIRCSERHRTISADAAVRLQQLGLVRRRHRARDLELTDDARYALLLDRQHPLSST; encoded by the coding sequence GTGACCCGGGCGCCGCGCCGACCCCGAGCCACGGCGGGCCGCCGCCCGGTGCGGCGGCTGGTCATCAACTGGGAGGTGGTGGAGCAGCGGCGGATCGCGGCCGGGCTGACCCATGCCCAGCTCGCCGAGCGGGTCGGGGTGGCCGCGGTGACCGGCCCGGTCCGGCTCTGGCAGGACGGCGGCCACGACGCCGTGCCGCTGGGGCTGCTGGAGCGGCTGTGCCAGGTCCTGGACCTGCACCCGGTGGAGCTGTTCCGCGCCCCCCAGCGCGCCGCCCAACGCAACGCCCTGGCCGAGCCCGAGGTGGCGGCCGACGCTCAGGTGCTGGAAGCCGCGCTGGCCACCCTCCCACGGCCAGCGGCGGCCGGACAGCAGACGGCGGCGGTCAGCCGGGCCGGGCTGGCCGACGTGCTCGGGTGGCCGCTGCCCCGGCTGGCCGCGGCCATCGCCGACCTCGACGACACGTTGGCCGACCGCGGTGTCCGCCTCGACGTGGACGTCGTCGCCGACGGCCGCGCGGTGCACGGCGTGGCGCCGCGGCCCGGGCTGCTCACCACGGCCCAGCGTGAGGCGCTGCACCGGCTCACCTATGCCGATGAGGCCCTCGACGTCGACATTGTCCGCGTGCTCTACGCAGCCGCCGACCCCGACATCCGCTGCTCCGAGCGCCACCGCACCATCAGCGCGGACGCAGCCGTCCGGCTCCAGCAGCTCGGACTCGTCCGCCGTCGACACCGAGCCCGCGACCTCGAACTCACCGACGACGCCCGATACGCCCTCCTGCTGGACCGCCAGCACCCACTCTCGTCTACGTGA
- a CDS encoding alkylmercury lyase family protein: MTLPNPGQPLRVESLCDTGQAGLGARLTGLPTPVRLLHREVLRAFLSTGQPPYRDDLAVSGGVDRDDAFGQLADLDVVHLGADGRVLVAYPFSGRPTGHTVQLDSADSAGGAGGPVLHAMCAIDALGIPLMTGRNGVITSADPGGGHPVRVERRGQDWRWAPEDTAVLLAQQSSGCGAAADCLCPTITFHTSRRRAEDHLRTRPGLTGVVLDQAQAVETARRSFAHLLDPTPQAVHPRAETGHPRAEAPAATTQRVSVEMLHTEGCPNATDYLPRLRQLAAAAGVTEPVLVRLVADPEQAQRERFLGSPTIRIDGHDVDPGAAARRDYGLSCRLYTGPDGLRGTPPDEWVLALLRPDTTDGPTTEGHSR; this comes from the coding sequence ATGACACTTCCGAACCCGGGGCAACCGCTGCGCGTCGAGTCGCTGTGCGACACCGGGCAGGCAGGCCTCGGCGCCCGGCTCACCGGCTTGCCTACACCGGTGCGGCTGCTACACCGCGAGGTGCTGCGGGCGTTCCTGTCCACGGGGCAGCCGCCCTACCGCGACGACCTCGCGGTGAGCGGTGGGGTGGACCGGGACGACGCGTTCGGACAGCTCGCCGACCTCGACGTGGTGCACCTGGGCGCCGATGGACGCGTGCTGGTGGCCTATCCGTTCTCCGGGCGCCCGACCGGGCACACCGTGCAACTCGACAGCGCCGACAGCGCCGGCGGTGCGGGCGGGCCGGTGCTGCACGCGATGTGCGCGATCGACGCGTTGGGTATCCCGCTGATGACCGGCCGGAACGGGGTGATCACCTCGGCCGACCCCGGCGGCGGGCACCCGGTCCGGGTCGAGCGTCGCGGCCAGGACTGGCGGTGGGCACCCGAGGACACCGCGGTTCTGCTCGCGCAGCAGAGCAGTGGCTGCGGCGCGGCCGCCGACTGTCTGTGCCCGACGATCACCTTCCACACCAGCCGCCGGCGCGCCGAGGACCACCTACGGACCCGGCCCGGGCTGACCGGTGTCGTGCTCGACCAGGCCCAGGCCGTCGAGACCGCCCGGCGGTCCTTCGCCCACCTTCTCGACCCGACCCCCCAGGCGGTGCACCCGAGGGCGGAGACCGGGCACCCCAGGGCGGAGGCCCCGGCCGCGACAACGCAGCGCGTGTCGGTGGAGATGCTGCACACCGAGGGCTGCCCGAACGCCACCGACTACCTGCCCCGACTGCGCCAGCTGGCGGCCGCCGCCGGCGTGACCGAACCGGTCCTGGTGCGCCTGGTCGCCGATCCCGAGCAGGCCCAGCGCGAGCGGTTCCTCGGCTCACCGACCATCCGCATCGACGGCCACGACGTCGACCCCGGCGCCGCCGCCCGCCGCGACTACGGGCTCAGCTGCCGCCTCTACACCGGCCCCGACGGGCTGCGCGGCACCCCGCCGGACGAGTGGGTCCTGGCCCTGCTGCGTCCCGACACGACCGACGGCCCGACCACCGAGGGGCACAGCAGATGA
- a CDS encoding recombinase family protein — protein MDLGYARVSTAKQDLDRQLHALAEVGIAPERTFVDKKSGSTTDRPGLRALLGYARDGDVIVVHTLDRLGRTVRDTLNMIHELTERGVGVRNLADPILVDSSRPEDPMAQLAVVLLALFGQMERTYMLERAAHARAVATAKGRRTGRPSVVDPHKLNYAVHLREAGDTIAEIVAKTGIARTTLYRHLPPRPATSLTAAGTPGAPEREE, from the coding sequence GTGGATCTGGGCTATGCGCGGGTCTCGACCGCGAAGCAGGACCTCGACCGGCAGCTGCACGCGCTCGCCGAGGTCGGGATCGCGCCCGAGCGGACGTTCGTGGACAAGAAGTCCGGCTCGACCACCGACCGGCCCGGGCTGCGCGCGCTGCTCGGGTACGCCCGCGACGGCGACGTGATCGTGGTGCACACCCTCGACCGGCTCGGCCGCACCGTCCGCGACACCCTGAACATGATCCACGAGCTGACCGAGCGCGGGGTCGGGGTGCGCAACCTGGCCGACCCGATCTTGGTGGACTCCTCCCGCCCGGAGGACCCGATGGCGCAGCTGGCGGTGGTGTTGTTGGCGTTGTTCGGGCAGATGGAACGCACCTACATGCTGGAGCGGGCTGCGCACGCCCGCGCGGTCGCCACGGCGAAGGGGCGCCGGACCGGGCGGCCGTCGGTGGTGGACCCGCACAAGCTGAACTACGCGGTGCACCTGCGCGAGGCCGGGGACACGATCGCGGAGATCGTGGCCAAGACCGGGATCGCGCGCACCACGCTGTATCGGCACCTGCCACCGCGGCCGGCGACGTCGCTGACCGCGGCGGGCACTCCCGGCGCGCCGGAGCGGGAGGAGTAG
- a CDS encoding Nickel transporter NicT — protein sequence MSDVLSPPVATTRAAARWDRADKLSILGMVGFVLLLNVVGWGVLVLVIAPQNLALGSTGVFGVGLGFTAFLLGVRHAFDADHIAAIDNTTRKLVGEGKPGLGVGFWFSLGHSSVVFGLSLLLALGVSVLVGPVQDENSQLQQTLGLIGTIVAGVFLILIGLMNLFAVIGIARVFRQMRTGELDEAELERQLHNRGFLARLLGRVMRRVSKPWHMYPVGLLMGLGFDTATQVALLVLAAGSAALTLPWYAILVLPVLFAAGMSLFDTADGIFMARAYGWAFLKPVRKVFYNLTVTVLSVVVALVVGVIVLIGLLTEKLGIDTGPLAAIGTLDLNYVGYTVVALFVITWLVALAIWKFGRIEERYSTTPSPGSPRPGH from the coding sequence ATGAGTGACGTGCTCTCGCCCCCCGTGGCCACTACACGCGCCGCCGCCCGGTGGGACCGGGCCGACAAATTGTCCATCCTTGGCATGGTCGGGTTCGTCCTGCTGCTCAACGTCGTGGGCTGGGGGGTGCTGGTCCTGGTGATCGCCCCGCAGAACCTGGCACTGGGCAGCACCGGGGTGTTCGGAGTCGGACTGGGGTTCACTGCGTTCCTGCTCGGGGTGCGCCACGCCTTCGACGCCGACCACATCGCCGCGATCGACAACACCACCCGCAAGCTGGTCGGCGAGGGCAAGCCCGGCCTTGGGGTGGGCTTCTGGTTCTCCCTGGGCCACTCCAGCGTGGTGTTCGGGCTCTCGCTGCTACTGGCGCTGGGGGTCAGCGTGCTCGTCGGCCCGGTCCAGGACGAGAACTCCCAGCTCCAGCAGACCCTCGGGCTGATCGGCACCATCGTGGCCGGGGTGTTCCTGATCCTGATCGGGCTGATGAACCTGTTCGCCGTGATCGGCATCGCCCGGGTGTTCCGCCAGATGCGCACCGGCGAGCTCGACGAGGCCGAGCTGGAGCGCCAGCTGCACAACCGCGGCTTCCTGGCCCGGCTGCTCGGCCGGGTGATGCGCCGGGTGAGCAAGCCCTGGCACATGTACCCGGTCGGACTGCTCATGGGACTGGGCTTCGACACCGCCACCCAGGTCGCCCTGCTCGTGCTCGCCGCCGGCTCCGCCGCGCTCACCCTGCCCTGGTACGCCATCCTCGTCCTGCCGGTGCTCTTCGCCGCCGGGATGAGCCTGTTCGACACCGCCGACGGCATCTTCATGGCCCGCGCCTACGGCTGGGCATTCCTCAAACCCGTCCGGAAGGTCTTCTACAACCTGACCGTCACCGTGCTCTCCGTCGTCGTCGCACTGGTCGTCGGGGTCATCGTGCTGATCGGGCTGCTCACGGAGAAGCTCGGCATCGACACCGGCCCACTGGCCGCCATCGGCACCCTCGACCTGAACTACGTCGGCTACACCGTCGTCGCCCTGTTCGTGATCACCTGGCTCGTCGCGTTGGCGATCTGGAAGTTCGGCCGGATCGAGGAGCGCTACAGCACCACCCCCAGCCCGGGCAGCCCGCGCCCGGGCCACTGA
- a CDS encoding ATP-binding protein, with product MSVRHFLDIDGAATLPTEELSLVDQSVADLVRTQAMGAVHGPAGLGKTFAVERALARRVGEVAACWVSFPSRPTMRLVAATLLEELTRVPVTGRRDRFALTAELLEELADHRGRDPRERLLVVDEAQQLNRECIEFLRYLHDHRLTRFALLLVGGDGAWKVLAREPMLRSRIYRRVVFRELTGEQVCALMPRFHPVYAEVAAETLLFVDDHFAHGNLRDWAAFTATAVELCRAGGRDRIDEAIARNAFALHGGTRAGAATR from the coding sequence ATGAGTGTGCGGCACTTCCTGGACATCGACGGGGCGGCCACGCTGCCCACCGAGGAACTGAGCCTGGTCGATCAGTCGGTGGCCGATCTGGTGCGGACCCAGGCGATGGGCGCGGTGCACGGCCCGGCTGGGCTGGGCAAGACCTTCGCCGTGGAGCGGGCGCTGGCGCGGCGGGTCGGTGAGGTGGCGGCGTGCTGGGTGTCGTTCCCGTCGCGGCCCACGATGCGGCTGGTCGCGGCCACCCTGCTGGAGGAGCTGACCCGGGTGCCGGTCACGGGCCGGCGCGACCGGTTTGCGCTGACCGCCGAGCTGCTCGAGGAGTTGGCTGATCACCGCGGCCGGGACCCGCGGGAACGGTTGCTGGTGGTCGATGAGGCGCAGCAGCTCAACCGGGAGTGCATCGAGTTCCTGCGCTATCTGCACGATCACCGGCTGACCCGGTTCGCGTTGCTGCTGGTCGGTGGGGACGGGGCGTGGAAGGTGTTGGCCCGGGAGCCGATGCTGCGCTCGCGGATCTACCGCCGCGTGGTGTTCCGGGAGCTGACCGGTGAGCAGGTGTGCGCGCTGATGCCCCGGTTCCACCCGGTCTACGCCGAGGTCGCGGCCGAGACGTTGCTGTTCGTCGATGACCACTTCGCGCACGGCAACCTGCGTGACTGGGCGGCGTTCACCGCCACCGCGGTCGAGCTGTGCCGGGCCGGCGGGCGGGACCGGATCGACGAGGCGATCGCGCGCAACGCGTTCGCCCTGCACGGCGGCACCCGCGCCGGCGCCGCCACCCGCTGA
- a CDS encoding CbtA family protein codes for MVRTLLIRGMIAGLVAGLAYFLFAYLFGEPPVEAAIGYEDQVATAAGEASTEEPLVSRGIQATLGLATAALIYGVVVGGILSLVYASVVGRVGRLSARATAAVIAGIGFVAVALVPFIKYPANPPASTLDTTVGQRAGPFLVLIIASVLLAVGAVMLGRSLAVRMGSWNATLVAAAAYLGAVGIVGFLLPTVAETPTDFPATVFYDFRVAAIGGQLVLWTVVGLVFGALIDGRSRRRSSSTVDAAAG; via the coding sequence ATGGTGAGGACCCTGCTGATCCGGGGCATGATCGCCGGGCTGGTCGCCGGTCTGGCCTACTTCCTGTTCGCCTATCTGTTCGGGGAACCTCCCGTCGAGGCGGCCATCGGCTACGAGGACCAGGTCGCCACCGCGGCGGGCGAGGCCTCCACCGAGGAGCCGCTGGTCAGCCGCGGGATCCAAGCCACCCTCGGGCTGGCCACCGCCGCACTGATCTACGGCGTGGTGGTCGGTGGCATCCTGTCGCTGGTGTACGCCTCGGTGGTCGGGCGAGTCGGACGGCTCAGCGCGCGGGCGACCGCGGCGGTGATCGCGGGGATCGGGTTCGTCGCCGTGGCTCTCGTCCCGTTCATCAAGTACCCGGCCAACCCGCCCGCCTCGACGCTCGACACCACGGTCGGGCAGCGCGCCGGACCCTTCCTGGTGCTGATCATCGCGTCGGTGCTGCTCGCCGTCGGTGCGGTGATGCTGGGCCGCAGCCTCGCCGTGCGGATGGGTTCATGGAACGCCACCCTGGTCGCGGCCGCTGCCTATCTTGGCGCGGTGGGGATCGTCGGGTTCCTCCTGCCGACGGTCGCCGAGACCCCGACCGACTTCCCGGCCACCGTGTTCTACGACTTCCGGGTGGCGGCGATCGGCGGTCAGCTCGTGCTGTGGACCGTAGTCGGGCTCGTGTTCGGTGCGTTGATCGATGGCCGGTCGCGGCGGCGCTCCAGCAGCACAGTCGATGCCGCCGCTGGATAG
- a CDS encoding ATP-binding protein yields MVRHFLDVEGAATLPTDSLLMVERAVTDLLAVQAMGTVHGPAGLGKTYAVEQALTRAVVDGRAGRAPCWVKFPSRPTMRLVAADLLAELTRVPTGRGNRFVLTEQLVEELAPPPGGGGHVVVVDEAQSLNTECIEYLRYLHDHRATRFALLLVGGDGTWKVLSREPMLRSRIYRRVSVEPLTPAEVVRFIPTYHALYDGVDAELLLLVDDHFAHGNLRHWAAFTRTAAALCATTGADRVDETVARNAFTLHGGGVSA; encoded by the coding sequence ATGGTGCGGCATTTCCTGGATGTCGAGGGCGCGGCCACGCTGCCCACCGACTCGTTGCTGATGGTCGAGCGGGCGGTGACCGACCTGCTCGCCGTGCAGGCGATGGGCACGGTGCACGGCCCGGCCGGGCTGGGCAAGACCTACGCGGTCGAGCAGGCCCTGACCCGCGCGGTGGTCGACGGGCGGGCCGGGCGGGCGCCGTGCTGGGTGAAGTTCCCCAGCCGCCCCACGATGCGCCTGGTCGCGGCCGACCTGCTCGCCGAACTCACCAGGGTGCCGACCGGGCGCGGGAACCGGTTCGTGCTCACCGAGCAGCTGGTCGAGGAACTGGCCCCACCGCCGGGCGGCGGCGGGCACGTGGTGGTGGTCGACGAGGCGCAGAGCCTGAACACCGAGTGCATCGAGTACCTGCGCTACCTGCACGACCACCGCGCGACGCGGTTCGCGTTGCTGCTGGTCGGCGGGGACGGCACCTGGAAGGTGCTGTCGCGGGAACCGATGCTGCGCTCGCGGATCTACCGCCGGGTCAGCGTGGAACCGCTCACCCCGGCCGAGGTGGTTCGGTTCATCCCGACCTATCACGCGCTCTACGACGGTGTCGACGCCGAGCTGCTCCTGCTGGTCGATGACCACTTCGCGCACGGCAACCTGCGGCACTGGGCAGCGTTCACCCGGACCGCGGCCGCGCTGTGCGCGACCACCGGCGCCGACCGGGTCGATGAGACCGTGGCCCGCAACGCGTTCACCCTGCACGGCGGCGGCGTGAGCGCGTGA